Proteins encoded in a region of the Paucidesulfovibrio longus DSM 6739 genome:
- a CDS encoding SGNH/GDSL hydrolase family protein — MRLKSLAANLALLLASLLFTALLLEFGVFRLLLPASDLPHLAWENGVIKHRPGDTGVYRVRDEIAARFRINAQGWNSGHAAYQRPRTPGTKRIAIIGDSYVEALQVDHDKSLAERLEARLSAPRHPVEVYRFGIGGAPLSQYLHMLRREVLAYSPDMVVLNLVHNDFSESYRFKPGAYTSSFLKLDVRGGVVRGEITPRPWRPAWYEPLRRSATWRYLAVRRGFSFGLLRDLILGKTQPPEAYQANIDVRSLDADAAGNSAGAAAPQGLSPDLVAATRFLLAQFQDLARAHGFTPVVLMDGNRSLIESRSPDALDYDQGALRLNKLVRTLCSELKLPLLDLHPVFLGEFAVRHRAFGHVHDAHWNAYAHDLVAESLADFLREQRIAY, encoded by the coding sequence ATGCGCCTGAAATCCCTGGCCGCCAACCTCGCCCTGCTGCTCGCCAGCCTGCTCTTCACGGCGCTCCTGCTGGAGTTCGGCGTCTTCCGGCTGCTGCTTCCGGCCTCGGACCTGCCGCATCTGGCCTGGGAGAACGGCGTCATCAAGCACCGGCCCGGCGATACGGGCGTGTACCGCGTGCGCGACGAAATCGCGGCCCGCTTCCGCATCAACGCCCAGGGCTGGAACTCCGGCCACGCCGCCTACCAGCGCCCGCGCACGCCCGGCACCAAGCGCATCGCGATCATCGGCGACTCCTACGTGGAGGCGCTCCAGGTGGACCACGACAAGAGCCTGGCCGAGCGGCTGGAGGCGCGGCTCTCCGCACCGCGGCACCCCGTGGAGGTCTACCGCTTCGGCATCGGCGGCGCGCCCCTGTCCCAATACCTGCACATGCTCCGCAGGGAAGTCCTGGCCTACTCCCCGGACATGGTCGTGCTCAACCTCGTGCACAACGATTTCAGCGAATCCTACCGCTTCAAGCCCGGCGCCTACACCAGCTCGTTCCTCAAGCTGGACGTGCGAGGCGGCGTCGTGCGCGGGGAAATCACCCCCCGCCCCTGGCGGCCCGCATGGTACGAGCCCCTGCGCCGCAGCGCCACCTGGCGCTATCTGGCCGTGCGGCGCGGCTTCTCTTTCGGGCTGCTGCGCGATCTCATCCTCGGGAAAACGCAGCCTCCCGAAGCGTACCAGGCCAACATCGACGTCCGCAGCCTGGACGCAGACGCCGCCGGAAACAGTGCGGGAGCCGCCGCCCCGCAGGGCCTTTCCCCCGACCTCGTGGCGGCGACGCGCTTCCTCCTGGCCCAGTTCCAGGATCTGGCCCGCGCCCACGGCTTCACCCCCGTGGTGCTCATGGACGGGAACCGCTCGCTCATCGAAAGCCGATCCCCGGACGCCCTGGACTACGACCAGGGAGCGCTGCGGCTGAACAAGCTCGTGCGCACGCTCTGCTCCGAGCTGAAGCTGCCCCTGCTCGACCTGCACCCCGTTTTCCTGGGCGAATTCGCCGTGCGCCACCGCGCCTTCGGCCATGTCCACGACGCCCACTGGAACGCCTACGCCCATGATCTCGTGGCGGAATCTCTGGCCGATTTCCTGCGTGAACAGCGGATTGCGTACTGA
- a CDS encoding exodeoxyribonuclease III, giving the protein MRILSWNVNGFRAVLGKGFPEWLAGCGADVVMLQETKAHPDQIPEEHREPEGWHSFWNWSKGKKGYSGTAVFSRRAPLSMGTSLPDERFQGEGRVQRLEFEDFHLFNIYFPNGQMSDERLEFKMAFYDEFLRYAEELRRDKPIVVGGDFNTAHKEIDLKNPKANEERSGFLPVERAWIDKFVAAGYVDTFRMFDQGPHKYSWWSYRFNARKNNAGWRIDYFFVSEELRARVKSAWIDADVMGSDHCPIGVEIDA; this is encoded by the coding sequence ATGCGCATACTCTCCTGGAACGTGAACGGATTTCGGGCCGTGCTCGGCAAGGGGTTTCCGGAATGGCTGGCGGGCTGCGGCGCGGACGTGGTCATGCTGCAGGAAACCAAGGCCCACCCGGACCAGATTCCCGAGGAACACCGCGAACCCGAAGGCTGGCACAGCTTCTGGAACTGGTCGAAGGGCAAGAAGGGCTATTCGGGAACAGCGGTGTTTTCGCGCCGCGCCCCGCTGAGCATGGGCACGAGCCTGCCGGACGAGCGCTTCCAGGGCGAGGGCAGGGTGCAGCGCCTTGAATTCGAGGATTTCCATCTCTTCAACATCTATTTCCCCAACGGCCAGATGAGCGACGAACGTCTGGAGTTCAAGATGGCCTTTTACGACGAGTTCCTGCGCTATGCCGAAGAGCTGCGCCGCGACAAGCCCATCGTGGTCGGCGGCGACTTCAACACCGCGCACAAGGAAATCGACCTCAAGAATCCCAAGGCCAACGAGGAACGCTCCGGGTTCCTGCCCGTGGAGCGCGCCTGGATCGACAAATTCGTGGCCGCGGGCTACGTGGACACCTTCCGCATGTTCGACCAGGGACCGCACAAGTATTCGTGGTGGTCGTACCGTTTCAACGCCCGCAAGAACAACGCGGGGTGGCGCATCGACTATTTCTTCGTCTCCGAGGAACTGCGCGCGCGGGTCAAGTCCGCCTGGATCGACGCGGACGTGATGGGTTCGGACCATTGTCCCATCGGCGTTGAGATCGACGCATAA
- a CDS encoding malic enzyme-like NAD(P)-binding protein, which yields MALFTKEEALEYHRAKRKGKLEVISIKPCKTQKHLSMAYSPGVAEACRAIHADEEKVYEYTNKGNLVAVVSNGTAVLGLGNIGPKAGKPVMEGKGVLFKIFADVDVYDLNISAKTPDEVVNFCKLLGPTFGGINLEDIKAPECFEIERRLIQEMDIPVFHDDQHGTAIISGAGLFNALEIAGKKIEEIKVVVSGAGAGAIACTRFYEAMGVKRENVFMFDSRGLIHKGRTDLNEHKAYFAQEKDHGSLEEVMKGADCFLGLSVKDKINAEMVKSMAPSPMIFACANPDPEIPYDVAKAARPDCIMATGRSDFPNQVNNVLGFPFIFRGALDCRATTINEEMKIAAAQALAALAKEPCPKEIAAAYGVDNLEFGIDYIIPKALDPRVLTWVAPAVAQAAMDTGVATIKLDMEQYKKELRARMDASIARTAGVVDSFDYGF from the coding sequence ATGGCGCTGTTCACCAAAGAGGAAGCTCTCGAATACCATCGCGCAAAGCGCAAAGGTAAGCTCGAAGTCATTTCCATCAAGCCCTGCAAGACCCAGAAACACCTCTCCATGGCCTATTCCCCCGGCGTGGCCGAGGCCTGCCGGGCCATCCACGCGGACGAGGAAAAGGTCTACGAATACACCAACAAGGGCAACCTCGTGGCCGTTGTTTCCAACGGCACGGCCGTGCTCGGCCTGGGCAACATCGGCCCCAAGGCGGGCAAGCCCGTCATGGAAGGCAAGGGCGTGCTCTTCAAGATCTTCGCGGACGTGGACGTCTACGACCTGAACATCTCCGCCAAGACTCCGGACGAGGTCGTCAATTTCTGCAAGCTGCTCGGCCCCACCTTCGGCGGAATCAACCTTGAGGACATCAAGGCTCCGGAGTGCTTCGAGATCGAACGCCGTCTCATCCAGGAGATGGACATTCCGGTCTTCCACGACGACCAGCACGGCACGGCCATCATTTCCGGCGCGGGCCTGTTCAACGCCCTGGAAATCGCGGGCAAGAAGATCGAGGAGATCAAGGTCGTGGTTTCCGGCGCGGGCGCCGGTGCCATCGCCTGCACGCGCTTCTACGAGGCCATGGGCGTCAAGCGCGAAAACGTCTTCATGTTCGACTCGCGCGGCCTGATCCATAAGGGACGCACCGACCTCAACGAGCACAAGGCCTACTTCGCCCAGGAAAAGGACCACGGCAGCCTGGAAGAGGTCATGAAGGGCGCGGACTGCTTCCTGGGCCTCTCGGTCAAGGACAAGATCAACGCCGAGATGGTCAAGTCCATGGCCCCCTCGCCCATGATCTTCGCCTGCGCCAACCCGGACCCGGAAATCCCCTACGACGTGGCCAAGGCCGCCCGCCCGGACTGCATCATGGCCACGGGCCGCTCGGACTTCCCCAACCAGGTCAACAACGTGCTCGGCTTCCCCTTCATCTTCCGCGGGGCGCTGGACTGCCGCGCCACGACCATCAACGAGGAAATGAAGATCGCCGCGGCCCAGGCCCTGGCCGCCCTGGCCAAAGAGCCCTGCCCGAAGGAAATCGCCGCGGCCTACGGCGTGGACAACCTGGAATTCGGCATCGACTACATCATCCCCAAGGCGCTCGACCCGCGCGTGCTGACCTGGGTGGCTCCGGCCGTGGCCCAGGCCGCCATGGACACCGGCGTGGCCACCATCAAGCTGGACATGGAGCAGTACAAGAAAGAGCTGCGCGCCCGCATGGACGCCTCCATCGCCCGCACCGCCGGCGTGGTGGACTCCTTCGACTACGGCTTCTAG
- a CDS encoding cytochrome ubiquinol oxidase subunit I yields MDVIMLSRLQFAAATMFHFIFVPLTLGISILVAVMETMYVRSGNEVYKRMAKFWGHIFLINFAVGVVTGITLEFQFGTNWSKYSAYVGDIFGSLLAIEATAAFFLESTFVAVWAFGWNKLSPKMHCIAAWLVAGAGNLSAVWILIANGFMQNPLGYKIVDTPNGPKAELVDFFAVLFNPFAWNEFVHTVSGAIALSAFFVLGVSAWHLLRKNEMDLFRRSFRIAAGFAIVASLVVAVQGHLHGNHVAEIQPAKLAAMEAHFETQANAPMYLLQIPGQDGNVLEALPIPSLLSILAFNDPNAVVKGLNDFPEDQRPPVVITFLSFRIMVGIGTLMILVAGLAWLKRNNIDDQKLLLRALPFMIPLPYIAIQAGWIVAEVGRQPWIVYGLMRTSDAVSPVQPGQVGTSLVAMVLIYTLLGAAGIYLMARAAKKGPSKA; encoded by the coding sequence ATGGACGTTATTATGTTGTCCAGGCTGCAATTTGCCGCAGCAACCATGTTTCACTTCATCTTCGTGCCGCTGACGCTGGGAATCTCGATTCTCGTCGCGGTCATGGAGACCATGTACGTGCGTTCCGGGAACGAGGTCTACAAACGCATGGCCAAATTCTGGGGACACATCTTCCTGATCAACTTTGCGGTGGGCGTGGTCACGGGAATCACGCTCGAATTCCAGTTCGGCACGAACTGGTCCAAGTATTCCGCCTACGTGGGTGACATTTTCGGTTCGCTGCTGGCCATCGAGGCCACAGCGGCCTTCTTCCTCGAATCCACCTTCGTGGCGGTATGGGCCTTCGGCTGGAACAAGCTTTCGCCGAAGATGCACTGTATCGCCGCGTGGCTCGTGGCGGGCGCAGGCAACCTTTCCGCGGTCTGGATCCTCATCGCCAACGGATTCATGCAGAACCCGCTGGGCTACAAGATCGTGGACACCCCCAACGGTCCCAAGGCCGAACTGGTCGATTTCTTCGCCGTGCTCTTCAACCCGTTCGCCTGGAACGAGTTCGTGCACACCGTATCCGGCGCCATCGCCCTGAGCGCGTTCTTCGTGCTCGGCGTCAGCGCCTGGCACCTGCTGCGCAAGAACGAAATGGACCTTTTCCGCCGCTCGTTCCGCATCGCCGCAGGCTTCGCCATCGTCGCCTCCCTGGTGGTGGCGGTCCAGGGGCACCTGCACGGCAACCACGTGGCCGAAATCCAGCCCGCCAAGCTCGCGGCCATGGAAGCCCACTTCGAGACGCAGGCCAACGCGCCCATGTATCTGCTCCAGATCCCCGGGCAGGACGGCAACGTGCTGGAGGCGCTGCCCATCCCCTCGCTGCTCTCCATCCTGGCCTTCAACGATCCCAACGCCGTGGTCAAGGGGCTCAACGACTTCCCCGAAGACCAGCGGCCCCCGGTGGTCATCACCTTCCTGAGCTTCCGGATCATGGTCGGCATCGGAACCCTGATGATTCTCGTGGCGGGCCTGGCCTGGCTCAAGCGCAACAACATCGACGACCAGAAGCTTCTGCTCAGGGCGCTGCCGTTCATGATCCCGCTGCCTTACATCGCCATCCAGGCGGGCTGGATCGTGGCCGAGGTGGGACGCCAGCCCTGGATCGTCTACGGCCTGATGCGTACCTCGGACGCGGTTTCCCCGGTGCAGCCCGGACAGGTGGGCACGTCCCTGGTGGCCATGGTCCTGATCTACACGCTTCTCGGCGCGGCGGGCATCTATCTCATGGCCCGCGCCGCCAAGAAGGGACCGTCCAAGGCCTAA
- the cydB gene encoding cytochrome d ubiquinol oxidase subunit II, whose amino-acid sequence MLESTHLYLASIWFILWGVLWAVYFALDGFDLGVGTLAPFLAKTEEEKRIMLNAVGPFWDGNEVWLISAGGVTFAAFPFAYSVMFSWLYTPLLLLLFALILRGVSFEFRSKIENPSWKKLWDTCQFLGSAVPAILLGVAFANIFQGLPFNADYVNPGGTLELLNPYGLAGGVLFLVIFLTHGAIWLAIRTEGELQARAVKTAKTLWPVLLVLVLAFLAWSFVGTQLFGNYFQYPILFVLLLLPVGGLLAMRWFMAAGSWWKAWFSSLAFIIGTTLFGVIGLFPALMPASPNPQYSVTIHNSASSQLTLSIMLGVALVFVPIVIAYQAWAYKTFATEPVGKDDMEY is encoded by the coding sequence ATGCTTGAAAGCACGCATCTTTATCTTGCGAGCATCTGGTTCATACTGTGGGGCGTCCTCTGGGCGGTCTACTTCGCCCTGGACGGCTTCGACCTCGGCGTGGGCACGCTCGCGCCCTTCCTGGCCAAAACCGAAGAGGAAAAACGCATCATGCTCAACGCGGTCGGCCCGTTCTGGGACGGCAACGAGGTCTGGCTGATCTCGGCGGGCGGCGTGACCTTCGCGGCCTTCCCCTTCGCCTATTCCGTCATGTTCAGCTGGCTCTACACGCCGCTGCTGCTCCTGCTCTTCGCGCTCATCCTGCGCGGAGTGTCCTTCGAGTTCCGCAGCAAGATCGAAAACCCCAGCTGGAAGAAACTCTGGGACACCTGCCAGTTCCTCGGCAGCGCCGTGCCCGCCATCCTGCTCGGCGTGGCCTTCGCCAACATCTTCCAGGGACTGCCCTTCAACGCGGACTACGTGAACCCCGGCGGCACGCTCGAACTGCTCAACCCCTACGGACTGGCGGGCGGTGTGCTCTTCCTGGTCATCTTCCTGACCCACGGCGCCATCTGGCTGGCAATCCGCACCGAGGGCGAGCTTCAGGCCCGCGCCGTCAAGACGGCCAAGACCCTCTGGCCCGTGCTGCTCGTGCTCGTGCTCGCCTTCCTGGCCTGGAGCTTCGTCGGCACCCAGCTCTTCGGCAACTACTTCCAGTACCCGATCCTGTTCGTGCTGCTGCTCCTGCCCGTGGGCGGGCTGCTGGCCATGCGCTGGTTCATGGCCGCTGGAAGCTGGTGGAAGGCGTGGTTCTCGTCCCTGGCGTTCATCATCGGCACGACCCTCTTCGGCGTGATCGGCCTGTTCCCGGCTCTGATGCCCGCCAGCCCGAACCCGCAGTACAGCGTCACCATCCACAACTCGGCCTCCTCGCAGCTGACCCTGTCGATCATGCTCGGCGTGGCCCTGGTCTTCGTGCCCATCGTCATCGCCTACCAGGCCTGGGCCTACAAGACCTTCGCCACCGAACCCGTGGGCAAGGACGACATGGAATACTAA
- a CDS encoding Na+/H+ antiporter NhaC family protein, which translates to MRPFASRLLLPALLLFSTCVPALAGDSSLGPANAEIFGFWTLVPPLVAISLAFLTKNVILSLFIGVFSGTFMLEAKGFDLYNGFVQGFLRLTGEILSSLADPWNAGIVLQCLAIGGLIALVSRMGGAKAIAEALARRARTPRSAQFVTWVLGLLIFFDDYANSLTVGPIMRPVTDKMRVSREKLAFIIDATAAPIAGIALISTWVAYEIGLIRDGFQNIGIQTNAYGIFVETIPYRFYNILILVFILATIFLLREFGPMHKAEHRARTTGKLLADDAKPMIADEATGLEPEADVRLSVWNAVVPICTLIAAAFLGFYFNGYNALMAGGDAGMVALLNDSPLSFTAIREAFGASDASVVLFQAALIAGLVAMFMAVARRILTLEKALNVWVQGVKSLNITAVILLLAWSLSGVIKELGTATYLVAVLSDAIPSWLLPSIIFILGSLISFATGTSYGTMGILMPLAIPLAFAVDPAHGYVVLNVGAVLTGAIFGDHCSPISDTTILSSMGSACDHIDHTKTQLIYAVSVALISILFGYIPAGLGLPVLLVLPMGILAVFAVVRVFGKRV; encoded by the coding sequence ATGCGTCCCTTTGCGTCGCGGCTCCTGCTCCCGGCTTTGCTGCTGTTTTCCACCTGCGTCCCGGCCCTGGCCGGGGATTCCTCGCTCGGCCCGGCCAATGCCGAGATCTTCGGCTTCTGGACCCTGGTTCCGCCCCTGGTGGCCATTTCCCTGGCCTTCCTGACCAAGAACGTGATCCTTTCCCTGTTCATCGGCGTGTTCTCCGGCACCTTCATGCTCGAAGCCAAGGGATTCGATCTCTACAACGGCTTCGTGCAGGGCTTTTTGCGTCTGACGGGTGAAATCCTCTCCTCCCTGGCCGACCCGTGGAACGCGGGCATCGTGCTCCAGTGTCTGGCCATCGGCGGGCTCATCGCGCTTGTCTCGCGCATGGGCGGGGCCAAGGCCATTGCCGAGGCGCTGGCCCGGCGCGCCCGGACCCCGCGCAGCGCCCAGTTCGTGACCTGGGTGCTGGGCCTGCTGATTTTCTTCGACGACTACGCCAACTCCCTGACGGTCGGGCCGATCATGCGGCCCGTGACGGACAAGATGCGCGTCTCCCGCGAAAAGCTGGCCTTCATCATCGACGCCACGGCAGCGCCCATAGCGGGCATCGCCCTGATTTCCACCTGGGTGGCCTACGAGATCGGCCTGATCCGCGACGGATTCCAGAACATCGGCATCCAGACCAACGCCTACGGCATTTTCGTGGAGACCATCCCCTACCGCTTCTACAACATCCTCATCCTGGTCTTCATCCTGGCGACCATCTTCCTGCTGCGCGAGTTCGGGCCGATGCACAAGGCCGAGCACCGCGCCCGGACCACGGGCAAGCTCCTTGCCGACGACGCCAAGCCCATGATCGCGGACGAGGCCACCGGCCTGGAGCCCGAAGCGGATGTGCGCCTGAGCGTCTGGAACGCCGTGGTTCCCATCTGCACGCTCATTGCCGCGGCCTTTCTTGGGTTCTACTTCAACGGCTACAACGCGCTCATGGCCGGGGGCGACGCGGGCATGGTCGCGCTCCTGAACGACTCGCCCCTGAGCTTCACGGCCATCCGCGAGGCCTTCGGCGCCTCCGACGCCTCGGTGGTGCTCTTCCAGGCCGCGCTCATCGCGGGCCTCGTGGCCATGTTCATGGCCGTGGCCCGGCGCATCCTCACGCTGGAAAAGGCGCTGAACGTCTGGGTCCAGGGCGTGAAGTCCCTGAACATCACCGCCGTGATCCTGCTGCTGGCCTGGTCCCTCTCCGGGGTCATCAAGGAGCTGGGCACCGCCACCTATCTCGTGGCCGTGCTTTCGGACGCCATTCCGAGCTGGCTGCTGCCGAGCATCATCTTCATCCTCGGTTCGCTGATCTCCTTTGCCACGGGCACCTCCTACGGCACCATGGGCATCCTCATGCCCCTGGCCATTCCCCTGGCCTTTGCCGTGGACCCGGCCCACGGCTACGTGGTGCTCAACGTGGGCGCGGTGCTCACGGGAGCGATCTTCGGCGACCACTGCTCGCCCATCTCGGACACCACGATCCTCTCGTCCATGGGCTCGGCCTGCGACCACATCGACCACACCAAGACCCAGCTGATCTACGCCGTGTCCGTGGCCTTGATCTCGATCCTCTTCGGCTACATTCCGGCGGGGTTGGGACTGCCCGTGCTGCTGGTCCTGCCCATGGGCATCCTGGCGGTCTTCGCCGTGGTGCGCGTGTTCGGCAAGCGCGTCTAG
- a CDS encoding NYN domain-containing protein, translated as MPAYPPDQLRSALFVDFDNIFSSLNEQDPEFAQIFARYPTQWLNWLIRHATGPAQSQGDARRILVRKCYLNPQAYHEYRPFFIRGAFDVIDCPPLTQRGKTSTDIHIVMDIIEALNFPIHFDEFIILSGDADFTPLLIKLREHDRMTTVLSTGFTSLAYISASTNLIDRMRFINGGLGFGDSDAEPEPVSEADLSKVYPEAARIVHEMVAEYQYPVPFAPLAQEVQTTLEETFGATTDWYGHDKFSSLLQRLDLGDLQVFWTFPGYVYDPARHDFNASGRFDALQDTYPDIAAIARKVHELTDTPYLMPEHYRGLFESIAEEVTENAFSLTRTSKNVRDRCRAKGLPISRSQVNFVLIGIGHTGYRYGEHVPESPLELAKAFAQNVNYLCRTAQYILEGDDMKLFLRWLVPKYAGAPAVAAKRPPMVQEPRPVPAVERPGAAAPAVPAPQEQAAENREQEQAAPAPAGDPAPSE; from the coding sequence ATGCCCGCCTATCCCCCCGATCAACTCCGCAGCGCGCTTTTCGTGGATTTCGACAACATCTTTTCCTCGCTGAACGAGCAGGATCCCGAATTCGCGCAGATTTTCGCGCGCTATCCGACCCAATGGCTGAACTGGCTGATCCGCCACGCCACCGGCCCGGCGCAGTCCCAGGGCGACGCCCGGCGCATCCTCGTGCGCAAATGCTACCTCAACCCCCAGGCCTACCACGAGTATCGGCCCTTCTTCATCCGCGGTGCCTTCGACGTCATCGACTGCCCGCCCCTGACGCAGCGGGGCAAGACCAGCACGGACATCCACATCGTCATGGACATCATCGAGGCCCTGAACTTCCCGATCCACTTCGACGAGTTCATCATCCTCTCGGGCGACGCGGACTTCACCCCCCTGCTCATCAAGCTGCGCGAGCACGACCGCATGACCACCGTGCTCTCCACGGGCTTCACCTCCCTGGCCTACATCTCGGCCAGCACCAACCTCATCGACCGCATGCGCTTCATCAACGGCGGGCTCGGATTCGGCGACTCCGACGCGGAACCGGAACCCGTGAGCGAGGCGGACCTGAGCAAGGTCTACCCGGAGGCCGCAAGAATCGTCCACGAGATGGTCGCGGAATACCAATACCCCGTTCCCTTCGCCCCGCTGGCGCAGGAGGTCCAGACCACCCTGGAGGAAACCTTCGGAGCCACCACGGACTGGTACGGGCACGACAAATTCTCCTCCCTGCTCCAGAGGCTCGACCTCGGCGATCTCCAGGTCTTCTGGACCTTTCCCGGCTACGTCTACGACCCGGCCCGGCACGACTTCAACGCCTCGGGCCGCTTCGACGCGCTCCAGGACACCTACCCGGACATCGCGGCCATCGCCCGCAAGGTCCATGAGCTGACGGACACCCCCTACCTCATGCCCGAACACTACCGGGGCCTGTTCGAGTCCATCGCCGAAGAGGTCACGGAGAACGCCTTCAGCCTGACGCGCACCTCCAAGAACGTGCGCGACCGCTGCCGCGCCAAGGGGCTGCCCATTTCCCGCTCCCAGGTCAACTTCGTGCTCATCGGCATCGGCCACACCGGCTACCGCTACGGCGAGCACGTGCCCGAAAGTCCGCTGGAACTGGCCAAGGCCTTCGCCCAGAACGTCAACTACCTCTGCCGGACGGCCCAGTACATTCTCGAAGGCGACGACATGAAGCTGTTTTTGCGCTGGCTCGTGCCCAAATACGCGGGCGCGCCCGCCGTGGCCGCGAAACGCCCGCCCATGGTGCAGGAGCCTCGCCCGGTCCCGGCAGTGGAGCGTCCCGGCGCGGCAGCGCCCGCGGTTCCCGCGCCCCAGGAGCAAGCCGCGGAAAACCGGGAACAGGAGCAAGCCGCTCCCGCCCCGGCGGGCGACCCGGCTCCTTCGGAATAG
- a CDS encoding BaiN/RdsA family NAD(P)/FAD-dependent oxidoreductase — protein sequence MLQSDVVILGAGASGLCCALVAARRGRGVLVLDHGPVAARKLRISGGGRCNFTHLDARPDRYLSDNPHFTKSALSRFSPWDAVSLFAELGLGYEEKNPGQLFCAQGAPALARALEDACTAAGARLQLRTRILGAERYGEGFLARTNQGDFACRSLVIALGGPSWPTAGATDLGFSLAKSFGLRIVPPRPALAPFVLDAPGQKLCATLAGVSLRARLQSGQTAVEDDLLFTHKGISGPAALQLSLHWERGREIVADLLPGLDLAAHLRSERRSKTQLKNHLSSLLPGRIPAALLPSGLAGKPLCDLSNADIDAAAERLLALRLRPTRTEGLGKAEVTAGGVDTCQISSKTMQCDALPGLFVIGEALDVTGQLGGYNLHWAWASAHAAGQFI from the coding sequence ATGTTGCAAAGCGATGTCGTCATCCTCGGAGCCGGGGCTTCGGGGCTTTGCTGCGCTCTTGTCGCAGCCCGGCGCGGGCGCGGCGTGCTCGTCCTGGACCACGGCCCGGTGGCGGCCCGCAAGCTGCGCATCTCCGGCGGGGGGCGCTGCAACTTCACGCACCTCGACGCCCGGCCCGACCGATACCTTTCCGATAATCCGCATTTCACCAAATCCGCGCTCTCGCGCTTCTCCCCCTGGGATGCCGTGAGCCTTTTTGCGGAGCTGGGCCTCGGCTACGAGGAAAAGAATCCGGGGCAGCTCTTCTGCGCCCAGGGCGCGCCCGCCCTGGCCCGCGCCCTGGAAGACGCCTGCACCGCCGCCGGGGCGCGGCTCCAGCTGCGGACGCGCATCCTCGGCGCGGAACGATACGGCGAAGGATTTCTCGCACGCACCAATCAGGGCGACTTCGCCTGCCGTTCGCTGGTCATCGCCCTGGGAGGCCCGTCCTGGCCCACGGCCGGAGCCACGGACCTCGGCTTCTCCCTGGCCAAGAGCTTCGGCCTGCGCATCGTGCCGCCCCGGCCCGCCCTGGCTCCCTTCGTGCTCGACGCGCCCGGCCAGAAGCTCTGCGCAACACTTGCCGGCGTAAGCCTGCGCGCCCGGCTGCAAAGCGGACAGACCGCCGTCGAGGACGATCTGCTCTTCACCCACAAAGGCATCAGCGGCCCGGCCGCCTTGCAGCTCTCGCTGCACTGGGAACGAGGCCGCGAAATCGTCGCGGATCTCCTGCCCGGCCTGGACCTCGCCGCGCACCTGCGCAGCGAACGCCGCAGCAAGACCCAGCTCAAGAACCATCTCTCCAGCCTGCTTCCGGGCCGCATCCCCGCGGCGCTGCTGCCTTCCGGGCTGGCAGGAAAGCCCCTTTGCGACCTTTCCAACGCGGACATCGACGCCGCCGCCGAACGGCTGCTCGCCCTGCGGCTCCGGCCCACCCGCACCGAAGGACTCGGCAAGGCCGAGGTCACGGCCGGAGGCGTGGACACCTGCCAGATATCCTCCAAGACCATGCAGTGCGACGCCCTGCCCGGACTCTTCGTCATCGGCGAAGCCCTGGACGTGACCGGACAGCTCGGCGGGTACAACCTGCACTGGGCCTGGGCCTCGGCCCACGCAGCCGGACAATTCATCTAG